A stretch of Geomonas oryzisoli DNA encodes these proteins:
- the murA gene encoding UDP-N-acetylglucosamine 1-carboxyvinyltransferase: MEKLVIKGGNKLSGEVTVSGSKNAALPIFISTILAPGCHTISNVPFLRDINTTIKVLEKLGAHVDGRGNVVKIDTTDLNSWEATYDLVRTMRASVLVLGPLLARFGQARVSLPGGCAIGARPINLHLKGLAALGAEITLEHGYVEAKAKKLKGARINFDISTVGGTEQLLMAAATAQGETILENAAREPEIVDLADILTKMGANIEGAGTDTIRIKGVEQLTAAEHAVMPDRIEAGTFMIASAITGGDVKIKNMRLEHLDALTFKLQDAGVEIINKDNVVRVKGPKKIRNVNIKTRPYPGFPTDMQAQFMALMCIAEGASVISENIFENRFMHVSELLRFGADIICEGNSATVKGVKKLSGAPVMATDLRASASLILAALAADNTSEISRIYHLDRGYENIEKKLAGLGADIVRVPDVDAP, from the coding sequence GTGGAAAAACTGGTAATCAAAGGTGGCAACAAACTCTCCGGAGAAGTGACCGTTAGCGGGTCGAAGAACGCTGCCCTCCCCATATTCATCTCGACCATCCTGGCACCTGGGTGCCACACCATCAGCAACGTCCCTTTCCTGCGCGACATCAACACCACCATCAAGGTGCTGGAGAAACTGGGCGCCCATGTCGACGGTCGTGGCAACGTGGTGAAGATCGACACCACCGACCTTAACAGCTGGGAAGCGACCTACGACCTGGTGCGCACCATGCGCGCCTCCGTCTTGGTCCTCGGACCACTCCTCGCCCGTTTCGGCCAGGCCCGCGTTTCCCTTCCCGGCGGCTGCGCCATCGGCGCACGCCCCATCAACCTGCACCTGAAGGGCCTTGCCGCACTGGGGGCCGAGATCACCCTGGAGCACGGCTACGTCGAGGCGAAGGCCAAGAAGCTCAAGGGCGCGCGCATCAACTTCGACATCTCCACCGTCGGCGGGACCGAGCAGCTTTTGATGGCCGCCGCCACCGCGCAGGGCGAGACCATTCTCGAGAACGCCGCCCGCGAACCGGAGATCGTAGACCTTGCCGACATCCTCACCAAGATGGGCGCCAACATCGAAGGCGCAGGCACCGACACCATCAGGATCAAAGGCGTTGAGCAGTTGACCGCCGCCGAGCACGCCGTCATGCCGGACCGCATCGAGGCCGGCACTTTCATGATCGCCTCCGCCATCACCGGCGGCGACGTCAAGATCAAGAACATGCGTCTTGAGCACCTGGACGCGCTGACCTTCAAACTGCAGGACGCAGGCGTGGAGATCATCAACAAGGACAACGTCGTTCGCGTCAAGGGTCCCAAGAAGATCCGCAACGTGAACATCAAGACCCGTCCCTACCCGGGCTTCCCGACCGACATGCAGGCGCAGTTCATGGCCCTCATGTGCATCGCCGAAGGCGCCAGCGTGATCTCCGAGAACATCTTCGAGAACCGTTTCATGCATGTCTCCGAGCTGCTGCGTTTCGGTGCCGACATCATCTGCGAAGGGAACAGCGCCACCGTGAAGGGCGTCAAGAAGCTCTCCGGCGCGCCGGTCATGGCGACCGACCTCAGGGCCTCCGCGTCGCTGATCCTCGCCGCCCTCGCTGCCGACAACACCAGCGAGATCTCCAGGATCTACCACCTGGACCGCGGTTACGAAAACATCGAGAAGAAGCTCGCCGGTCTTGGTGCCGACATCGTCCGCGTCCCGGACGTCGACGCGCCTTAA
- the hisG gene encoding ATP phosphoribosyltransferase gives MTDYVTIAIPKGRILQDSVALFKKIGIDCEELLSDTRKLVFENHEQKMRYMIVRATDVPTYVEYGCADLGIVGKDTLMEAEKDLYEPLDLKFGYCRLMVAEPVELSTKDDPAAWNNIRIATKYPNVTEKYFAAKGIQVELIKLYGSIELAPLVGLSERIVDLVSTGETLKQNGLAEIETIAEITCRLIVNRASLKTKHERISKIIEGLEQHI, from the coding sequence ATGACCGACTACGTCACCATTGCCATCCCCAAAGGCCGCATCCTGCAGGACTCCGTCGCCCTGTTCAAGAAGATCGGCATCGACTGTGAAGAGCTCCTCTCCGACACCCGCAAGCTGGTCTTCGAGAACCATGAGCAGAAGATGCGCTACATGATCGTGCGCGCCACCGACGTCCCCACCTACGTGGAATACGGCTGCGCTGACCTCGGCATCGTCGGCAAGGACACCCTGATGGAGGCGGAGAAGGATCTGTACGAGCCGCTGGACCTGAAGTTCGGCTACTGCCGCCTCATGGTCGCCGAGCCGGTCGAGCTCTCCACCAAGGACGATCCCGCGGCCTGGAACAACATCCGTATCGCCACCAAGTACCCCAACGTCACCGAAAAGTATTTCGCGGCCAAGGGAATACAGGTTGAGCTGATCAAGCTCTACGGCTCCATCGAGCTGGCTCCGCTGGTCGGTCTTTCCGAGCGCATCGTCGACCTCGTTTCCACCGGCGAGACGCTGAAGCAGAATGGCCTGGCAGAGATTGAAACCATTGCCGAGATAACCTGCCGCCTCATCGTCAACCGCGCGAGCCTCAAGACCAAGCACGAGCGCATCTCCAAGATCATCGAGGGGCTCGAGCAGCATATTTAG